A single window of Vibrio sp. SCSIO 43137 DNA harbors:
- a CDS encoding single-stranded DNA-binding protein, whose protein sequence is MASRGVNKVILMGNLGADPEVRYAANGNAIANITIATSETWRDKASGEQREKTEWHRVALFGKTAEIAGEYLRKGSQVYVEGQLQTRKWQDQSGQDRYTTEVVVQWPTGQMQLLGGRGQGQGQGAPMGGQPQQQQQGGWGQPQQPVQQPAHQPAAPQHAAPKPQPQQQYNEPPMDFDDDIPF, encoded by the coding sequence GCGCTGATCCTGAGGTTCGCTATGCAGCAAACGGTAATGCAATTGCGAATATTACCATTGCAACATCAGAAACCTGGCGCGATAAAGCCAGTGGCGAGCAGAGAGAAAAAACCGAATGGCACCGTGTTGCACTGTTTGGTAAAACTGCAGAGATTGCTGGTGAGTATCTGAGAAAAGGCTCTCAGGTATATGTAGAAGGCCAGTTGCAGACTCGTAAATGGCAGGATCAATCCGGTCAGGATCGTTACACTACAGAAGTGGTTGTTCAATGGCCTACCGGGCAGATGCAGTTACTGGGCGGTCGTGGTCAGGGTCAAGGTCAGGGCGCACCTATGGGCGGTCAGCCTCAGCAGCAACAGCAAGGCGGATGGGGACAACCTCAGCAGCCAGTACAACAACCTGCTCACCAGCCAGCTGCACCTCAACATGCTGCTCCTAAGCCGCAACCTCAGCAGCAGTACAATGAGCCGCCAATGGATTTTGACGACGATATTCCGTTCTAA
- the csrD gene encoding RNase E specificity factor CsrD, translating into MRYTPTLKLSARLTAFVTIIVVSAMFILFIGGTLSFRNMGHEYLNRYLEGIVTVVDEELGSANDLSDIQRWIPKLLKASHVVEMEISSPAGNAYHFVDTSRLYDKSRLVQKSYALESSQSYTIHFKALPPYSEQAYSFSALSSISLAIALVVFCLIQGLRWLKVQLKGSELLEERGRMILGGRVAEHSKGNPEEWPYTASQALDRLIEELQDARQERSRFDTFIRTHTFLDQLTGAANRVLFDSKLESALQESGASGGVLLLRINDWEALSEQNPKQNRDEFIVEVGSILSNIVQRFPDVVFARYYTSDFAVLVPHQNSKDIAILATQCIRQLERIALLEGMQEENWCHMGITMYSEGERRGHILSEVDTALRSAQLQNNNNWSRFQKKEQVSNSRGSVRWRTLFDKSFQNDNVLIYEQACYLAEPDSNKTTLLHSELFSRINDDGVGILKASRFVSAIEQIGYEAKMDKVVFATIIRFLKESSLSTCYSINLHVLPFQERSHVRWLRDELLQLPSCTRNRLSFEFVEGALVKHLDFMRPVVRIISGLGCDVIVGQAGRTITSTHYIKDLGVDYLKLHRSLIKKIDQRQENQLFIRSLIGACEGTKTRVLAVGVETGREWTTLLELGVDGGQGRMFQAETQLIPKPEVAKVQIGRRNRWRKKY; encoded by the coding sequence ATGCGATACACCCCAACGCTAAAACTTAGTGCCCGCCTGACTGCCTTTGTCACAATCATAGTCGTTAGTGCTATGTTTATTCTGTTTATTGGCGGAACCCTTTCGTTTCGCAATATGGGGCATGAGTACCTGAACCGGTATCTGGAAGGTATCGTTACTGTTGTTGATGAAGAACTGGGCAGTGCAAATGATCTGTCCGATATCCAGCGTTGGATCCCCAAATTATTGAAAGCCAGTCATGTCGTGGAGATGGAAATCAGTTCTCCTGCAGGTAATGCCTACCATTTCGTCGATACATCCCGTTTATATGATAAAAGCCGTCTGGTTCAGAAAAGTTATGCGTTAGAAAGTAGCCAGAGCTATACCATTCACTTTAAGGCGCTTCCTCCATACTCTGAGCAAGCCTATTCCTTTAGCGCACTATCTTCCATTTCACTGGCCATTGCACTGGTGGTTTTTTGTCTGATTCAGGGGTTACGCTGGCTTAAAGTTCAATTAAAAGGTTCTGAATTGCTGGAAGAGCGGGGGCGGATGATATTAGGCGGCAGGGTTGCTGAACATTCGAAAGGCAATCCGGAAGAGTGGCCCTATACGGCCAGTCAAGCTCTGGATCGTTTAATCGAAGAGCTACAGGATGCCCGTCAGGAGAGAAGCCGCTTTGATACCTTTATTCGTACTCACACCTTTTTAGATCAGTTAACCGGAGCAGCAAACAGGGTATTGTTTGACAGTAAGCTGGAGTCTGCCCTTCAGGAGAGCGGAGCTTCCGGTGGTGTTCTTCTTTTGCGAATTAATGACTGGGAAGCCCTTAGCGAACAGAACCCAAAGCAGAACCGGGACGAGTTTATCGTTGAGGTCGGCAGCATTCTTTCAAACATAGTTCAGCGCTTTCCTGATGTGGTATTTGCCCGTTATTACACCTCTGATTTTGCTGTTCTGGTTCCACACCAAAACAGTAAAGATATCGCTATTCTGGCTACACAGTGCATCCGGCAACTTGAGAGAATTGCTTTGCTGGAAGGGATGCAGGAAGAGAACTGGTGTCATATGGGCATCACTATGTACTCAGAAGGAGAAAGGCGCGGACACATTCTCAGTGAAGTCGATACAGCACTAAGAAGTGCTCAGTTACAGAACAACAATAACTGGAGTCGCTTTCAGAAAAAAGAGCAGGTCAGCAATTCAAGGGGCAGTGTCCGCTGGAGGACTCTGTTTGATAAATCATTCCAGAATGACAACGTTCTAATTTACGAACAGGCCTGTTACCTTGCTGAGCCTGACAGTAATAAGACCACCCTGCTACATAGCGAACTCTTTTCCCGCATTAATGATGATGGCGTAGGTATCCTGAAAGCGTCCAGATTTGTCTCTGCTATTGAGCAAATTGGCTATGAAGCAAAGATGGATAAGGTTGTTTTTGCTACTATTATCCGCTTTCTGAAGGAGTCGAGCTTAAGTACGTGCTACTCTATAAACTTACATGTGTTGCCTTTTCAGGAGCGGAGCCATGTTCGCTGGTTAAGGGATGAACTTCTCCAACTGCCTTCCTGCACTAGAAACCGGCTTAGTTTTGAATTTGTCGAAGGCGCTTTGGTAAAACACCTTGATTTTATGCGTCCTGTGGTCCGGATTATCTCCGGCCTCGGCTGTGATGTGATTGTAGGGCAGGCGGGAAGAACCATAACAAGCACGCACTATATTAAAGATCTCGGTGTCGATTACCTGAAATTGCACAGAAGCCTGATTAAAAAGATTGATCAGCGACAGGAAAACCAACTGTTTATCCGTAGCCTTATCGGCGCTTGTGAGGGGACAAAAACCCGCGTCCTTGCGGTAGGGGTCGAGACAGGCAGAGAGTGGACGACGTTACTTGAGCTAGGTGTTGATGGTGGTCAGGGCAGGATGTTTCAGGCAGAAACACAATTGATTCCGAAACCGGAAGTTGCCAAGGTTCAGATTGGCCGGAGAAACCGCTGGCGGAAAAAATATTGA
- a CDS encoding MSHA biogenesis protein MshI — protein MNLKAILSKFTKSSGRGQLCIAVRPNAIYLSPSANSENNKPLEFPVEGHWEQALESALTSGNYSGYSAVVTFNPKHYQIYQIDKPEIPQSEWPSALPFLLKDLISERVSDIVADAFLLPESRKIQAYVFSKRLLFTLTEVLNQAGVRLNRVLPEEEVWGHVQNDIQNFMLLHRGIGSDFKIGAYIENRNRFQRSIRGVVAPLTDNASSELQFDSLALELQRSIDYLSSQIRGASINHLLVCCDEEAIEQLQQALSERLSVKVVSVSENTDEHCGHILIKSMPLLPSTGINLYQEHLKPKKELLSLTNVAAGWALVIIAMFSVYGYLRYQAGLAEKQVADIKSENSVLTQELQQLQARLINHKPSLEKMAAIERIKADIEAKKATLTAVGQFDDSLMQGYSGVMQSLSRLANSDISLSDIRLTQDQLSLKGLARTPDSVPAWVKQFKTELNLIGRSFDKLTMDRTEDDLVTFELATSVTGESATKEGGQ, from the coding sequence ATGAATCTTAAAGCAATATTATCTAAGTTTACAAAGAGCTCTGGCCGGGGCCAGCTCTGTATTGCTGTTCGGCCCAATGCTATCTATCTATCGCCAAGTGCAAACTCAGAAAACAATAAGCCTCTTGAGTTCCCTGTTGAAGGGCATTGGGAGCAGGCACTGGAGTCAGCACTTACTTCTGGCAACTACTCGGGTTACAGCGCAGTAGTTACCTTCAATCCAAAACACTACCAGATTTATCAGATAGATAAGCCGGAAATTCCGCAAAGTGAATGGCCGTCCGCTTTGCCGTTTCTGTTAAAAGATCTTATCAGCGAGCGGGTCAGCGATATTGTTGCGGATGCTTTTTTGTTGCCCGAAAGCCGAAAAATTCAGGCTTATGTTTTTAGCAAAAGGTTGCTGTTTACTCTGACAGAAGTTTTGAATCAGGCCGGAGTCCGCCTTAACCGGGTATTGCCCGAAGAAGAGGTGTGGGGACATGTTCAGAATGATATACAAAATTTTATGCTGCTACATCGCGGTATTGGCAGCGACTTTAAAATTGGCGCTTATATCGAGAATAGAAATCGCTTCCAGAGAAGTATTCGTGGCGTTGTAGCGCCGTTAACAGATAATGCTTCCAGCGAATTACAGTTTGATAGTCTGGCTCTTGAGTTGCAGCGCTCTATTGATTATCTCTCTTCTCAGATTCGGGGGGCTTCCATTAATCACCTGCTTGTTTGCTGTGATGAGGAGGCAATAGAGCAACTGCAACAGGCTTTATCAGAAAGGTTAAGCGTGAAGGTGGTTTCTGTTTCAGAAAACACTGATGAGCACTGTGGTCATATTCTGATAAAGAGCATGCCTCTGCTGCCTTCGACTGGCATCAATCTGTATCAAGAGCACCTTAAGCCTAAAAAAGAGCTATTAAGCCTGACCAATGTGGCGGCAGGCTGGGCGCTGGTTATTATTGCGATGTTTAGTGTTTATGGCTATCTGCGATATCAGGCCGGGCTGGCAGAGAAGCAGGTCGCTGATATTAAGTCAGAAAATAGTGTTCTGACTCAGGAGTTGCAACAGTTGCAAGCCCGATTGATCAATCATAAACCTTCATTAGAAAAAATGGCGGCCATTGAACGGATTAAAGCCGATATAGAGGCAAAAAAAGCCACCTTAACTGCTGTCGGACAGTTTGATGACTCTTTAATGCAGGGGTATTCAGGAGTCATGCAGTCATTATCCCGGCTGGCAAATAGTGATATTTCCCTGTCTGATATCCGCCTGACTCAGGATCAGTTAAGCCTGAAAGGGCTCGCCAGAACACCAGACAGTGTTCCTGCTTGGGTAAAGCAGTTTAAAACAGAGCTTAACCTGATAGGTCGTTCTTTTGACAAGCTAACAATGGATCGCACTGAAGATGATCTGGTGACATTCGAACTGGCTACCAGTGTAACCGGCGAATCAGCCACGAAGGAAGGGGGGCAGTAG
- the pilO gene encoding type 4a pilus biogenesis protein PilO, with product MQFWQNWNKKYIALSSREKWLILLSGLIGLFFIMLTLFIDPAESGLKVQKQQVELQASQNKRLKSEIASAQDNLSKDPDKEITEQLKSLSEQSQKLSLKLSEFVGRLSSPSDMAGLLEQVLISSKNLTLEKLESLPAEPIITGESHNAGYYIHPVRIELTGKYFDIQEYLTKLESMDVGYFWRDFHYQVESYPVAKLELVVYTLGTRQEFIGG from the coding sequence ATGCAGTTTTGGCAAAACTGGAATAAAAAGTACATTGCACTGTCTAGCAGGGAAAAGTGGCTAATACTGTTATCCGGCCTGATTGGACTGTTCTTTATTATGCTGACTTTGTTTATCGACCCGGCTGAGTCCGGACTTAAAGTACAGAAGCAGCAGGTAGAGCTGCAGGCTTCACAGAATAAACGACTGAAATCCGAGATTGCTTCTGCGCAGGACAACCTCAGTAAAGATCCCGATAAAGAGATAACGGAGCAGCTAAAATCCCTGTCAGAACAGAGTCAGAAGTTGTCTTTAAAATTATCAGAATTTGTCGGCAGGCTGAGCTCTCCGTCTGATATGGCCGGATTACTGGAGCAGGTGTTAATCAGTAGTAAAAACCTGACATTGGAGAAGCTGGAATCACTTCCTGCTGAACCGATCATTACCGGAGAAAGTCACAATGCGGGTTACTATATTCATCCTGTCCGGATTGAGTTGACGGGTAAATATTTTGATATACAAGAATATTTAACTAAGCTGGAATCAATGGATGTAGGCTATTTTTGGCGGGATTTTCATTATCAGGTTGAATCGTATCCTGTAGCCAAGTTAGAGTTGGTTGTCTATACACTTGGTACAAGGCAGGAGTTTATCGGTGGCTAA
- a CDS encoding MSHA biogenesis protein MshK, with the protein MAKKQLFAYLSLLITVNAFAADDPTAPLGWVQPKAQVKSQKHVKSKLPQLQSIVCRGNSACYAILDNKIVESGQSIAGYKVEKITSEQVTIAKGSKQWHLALFALNIKK; encoded by the coding sequence GTGGCTAAAAAACAGCTTTTTGCATATTTATCCTTGCTTATTACTGTAAATGCCTTTGCAGCAGATGATCCTACTGCACCTCTGGGTTGGGTGCAGCCTAAAGCGCAGGTAAAAAGCCAGAAGCATGTAAAAAGTAAGCTTCCCCAGTTACAGAGTATTGTTTGCCGTGGGAATAGCGCTTGTTACGCCATTCTGGATAATAAAATCGTTGAGTCGGGACAGAGTATTGCCGGATACAAGGTGGAAAAAATTACATCTGAACAGGTCACAATTGCTAAAGGTAGCAAGCAGTGGCATCTGGCACTTTTTGCATTAAATATAAAAAAATAG